A genome region from Scyliorhinus torazame isolate Kashiwa2021f chromosome 11, sScyTor2.1, whole genome shotgun sequence includes the following:
- the LOC140385872 gene encoding spermatogenesis-associated protein 2-like, translated as MEAEKESLRQGYVRFQESKRNSDGEASVEEIAMRALMTEWLTAYSEDGRRFEIQFCRIVSNAFSREESTSFNSLQKAFETFERICVNLLIFPWRKEFKRVHISAPAFVHSVWPAMCKANVQQLMTTIGYSRGQEAEVYCYRGPAQSQYLKTLAFEFLLAQLECERLIKTVSHVRTWGCNELETVKENRQRTEGAMGCPRVLEERKNGKPIPKPIKMNWGRQHLEQNCEGNLRKPNQPEALTSSRVYKPNTCFLSNSASTEIEESHHLLPPLRTASNFPANAGSELLFQPNKDGSNWRKTIHLESKPVNVCKDDLLERRKVSLPARLFYVEEKSLAASFLPCKCQICRVSLGTFVCKRCGLAACTPCSAQTVGGVFSLCEHDFLSLSRTFQMDSY; from the exons ATGGAGGCTGAAAAGGAATCTCTACGTCAAGGATACGTACGTTTCCAGGAGTCAAAACGTAACAGCGATGGTGAGGCTTCTGTGGAGGAAATTGCGATGCGAGCCCTCATGACTGAATGGCTGACAGCCTATAGCGAGGACGGTAGACGGTTTGAAATACAATTTTGCCGGATTGTGAGCAACGCATTTAGCAGGGAAGAATCAACCAGCTTCAATTCTCTCCAAAAAGCCTTTGAAACCTTTGAAAGGATTTGTGTCAACCTTCTGATTTTTCCTTGGAGGAAAGAATTTAAAAGGGTTCAC ATTTCTGCACCTGCCTTTGTACACTCCGTTTGGCCCGCCATGTGCAAAGCAAATGTCCAACAATTGATGACAACAATAGGTTACTCTCGGGGGCAGGAGGCGGAGGTGTACTGCTACAGGGGCCCTGCCCAATCTCAGTACCTGAAGACATTGGCTTTTGAGTTTCTGCTTGCCCAACTGGAGTGTGAACGGTTAATCAAGACGGTTTCACATGTTCGGACTTGGGGTTGCAACGAGCTTGAGACGGTAAAGGAAAATCGACAAAGGACCGAAGGTGCGATGGGCTGTCCCAGAGTCCTGGAAGAAAGGAAAAACGGGAAACCTATTCCCAAACCAATAAAAATGAATTGGGGCAGACAACATCTGGAACAGAACTGCGAGGGTAACTTGAGAAAACCAAATCAACCCGAGGCACTCACTTCAAGTAGAGTTTACAAACCTAACACTTGCTTTTTATCAAATTCAGCGAGCACTGAGATTGAAGAAAGTCATCATTTATTACCCCCACTCCGTACTGCCTCAAATTTCCCTGCTAATGCTGGCTCCGAGCTCCTTTTCCAACCAAATAAAGATGGTTCGAATTGGCGAAAAACCATTCATTTAGAGTCCAAACCAGTCAACGTTTGCAAGGATgatttgctggaaaggaggaaggtTAGTCTTCCTGCTCGCCTGTTTTATGTTGAAGAGAAAAGTTTGGCTGCCAGCTTTCTCCCTTGTAAATGTCAAATTTGTCGAGTCTCCCTTGGAACGTTTGTATGCAAAAGATGTGGGTTAGCGGCATGCACACCCTGCTCTGCACAAACTGTGGGCGGTGTATTCTCCCTTTGCGAACATGACTTTCTGTCCTTGAGTCGAACATTTCAAATGGACTCTTATTAA